One window of Candidatus Nanosynbacter sp. HMT-352 genomic DNA carries:
- a CDS encoding AAA family ATPase translates to MKPLSPSLPHIIAMVGAPGSGKTQFAVEFAKIFNSPVVSSRQFEVFTDNTKTISDATLSLLEEFLKTKQTVILDGSTDQRTNRMRINRLAREYGYKVLFVWVQTDPATAKHRWIKAYGGNDESFERRLKQFSAPHSSESYVVISGRHTLSSQARTVLKQIGASRPEAPRRPIAGNRISIG, encoded by the coding sequence ATGAAACCTTTATCACCTTCACTTCCGCATATTATCGCCATGGTTGGTGCGCCAGGTTCAGGGAAGACACAATTCGCTGTAGAATTTGCGAAGATTTTCAATTCTCCAGTGGTAAGTTCTCGACAATTTGAAGTTTTTACGGACAATACAAAAACCATTTCTGACGCAACATTATCGCTTTTGGAAGAATTTTTGAAGACTAAGCAAACTGTCATTTTGGACGGATCAACAGATCAGCGCACGAATCGTATGCGCATCAATCGCCTTGCCAGGGAATATGGATATAAAGTCCTATTTGTTTGGGTGCAAACCGATCCCGCCACAGCCAAGCATCGCTGGATAAAGGCTTACGGCGGAAACGATGAATCTTTCGAACGACGACTAAAGCAATTCTCAGCGCCGCACAGCAGCGAATCTTACGTCGTGATTAGCGGTCGTCACACCTTAAGCAGTCAAGCTCGCACTGTTCTTAAGCAGATCGGCGCCAGTCGCCCAGAAGCTCCACGCCGCCCAATTGCCGGAAATCGCATTAGCATAGGTTAG
- a CDS encoding glycosyltransferase family 4 protein, which translates to MKILMLGWELPPHNSGGLGVACYQMSKALASEGVDIDFIIPYTAEHPGIDYMNIYSATPLPPNYHDLGAYNNGSEEDRENAKDEYGLSPMRAVQRRYGKYVRKFVKNHQPDAIHAHDWLTMEAGIIAKEITGAPLIVHVHATEFDRSGEQSGNPLVHEIEQQGLLMADRIIAVSEITKEIIVKNYHIPPEKIEVVYNAIDLADLPPHEYDASTYRYLEELKKDGYTVVGALTRLTVQKGLTYFVRAAAKALEKYEKIVFVLSGNGEQRDELIELAADLGISDKMIFTGFVRGKQWRDIYCLIDVFVMSSVSEPFGLTALEAAHHDTALLISHQSGVGEVLNNIMRFDYWDVNKLADEIVNIAESPALQKSLKKNVKNEYARISWQDAARKCLKLYKGALV; encoded by the coding sequence ATGAAAATTTTAATGCTTGGGTGGGAACTTCCTCCGCACAATAGTGGCGGACTTGGCGTTGCTTGCTATCAGATGTCGAAGGCGCTTGCTTCGGAGGGCGTTGATATCGACTTTATCATTCCCTACACCGCCGAGCATCCTGGAATTGACTATATGAATATCTATTCAGCCACTCCTTTGCCGCCGAATTATCACGATTTGGGTGCATACAATAACGGTTCGGAGGAAGATCGTGAAAACGCCAAGGACGAGTATGGTCTTTCGCCAATGCGTGCCGTACAGAGGCGTTACGGTAAATACGTTCGGAAGTTTGTGAAAAATCATCAGCCTGACGCGATTCACGCGCACGATTGGTTGACGATGGAAGCTGGAATAATTGCCAAAGAAATAACGGGCGCGCCGCTAATTGTGCACGTTCATGCGACGGAATTTGACCGTTCTGGCGAGCAGTCTGGGAATCCTCTAGTTCACGAGATTGAGCAACAAGGCTTGTTGATGGCTGATCGGATAATCGCCGTTAGTGAAATCACGAAGGAAATAATTGTTAAGAATTATCACATTCCGCCAGAGAAAATTGAGGTGGTTTATAACGCGATTGATTTGGCTGATTTGCCGCCGCATGAATATGACGCCAGTACTTACAGGTATTTGGAGGAATTGAAGAAGGACGGCTATACGGTCGTTGGCGCGTTGACGCGACTCACGGTTCAGAAAGGTTTGACGTATTTTGTGCGGGCCGCAGCGAAGGCACTTGAAAAATATGAGAAAATCGTTTTTGTTCTATCTGGAAATGGCGAGCAAAGAGATGAGCTGATTGAACTGGCGGCAGATTTAGGGATTAGCGATAAGATGATTTTTACGGGATTTGTGCGCGGAAAACAGTGGCGAGATATTTACTGTTTGATTGATGTTTTTGTGATGAGTTCGGTTTCTGAGCCATTTGGTTTGACTGCCTTGGAAGCGGCGCATCATGATACGGCGTTACTTATTAGTCATCAATCTGGCGTTGGCGAGGTTCTGAATAATATTATGCGGTTTGACTATTGGGATGTGAATAAATTGGCGGATGAAATTGTTAATATCGCTGAATCACCTGCCTTACAGAAATCTTTGAAGAAAAACGTTAAGAATGAATACGCAAGAATTTCCTGGCAAGACGCCGCTAGAAAATGTCTGAAACTGTACAAAGGAGCGCTGGTATGA
- a CDS encoding glycoside hydrolase family 57 protein, translating to MNKNKGIVLYLHVHQPWRIREYSIFDVAWKHNYFSGGQNPDQDNQKIFQKVAEKSYLPMNALLEKLLKKYPDFKISLSFSGTFLEQAERFNPEVLESFKRLVKTGQVEILSSPYHHSLAFFYSRKEFERQVELHRWKIREIFGAETRVLANTELAYSDDLAKWAEQDGFKGVLAEGWDPILNWRSPNYVYRPRGTKKIGLLLKNYRLSDDLAFRFSDRKWNEWPLTADKFNTWVEDSVRYAPLLNLFMDYETFGEHQWAESGIFGFFEEFVDKWLSVSGNTFYTVSEALDANAPAGEISMPSPVTWADAERDLTAWNGNNLQKEALRYVYELEDEVLNSKDEGLISDWRKLQTSDHFYYMGTKNFADGDVHAYFSPYDLPYDAFLYYMNTIRDMKSRLRK from the coding sequence ATGAATAAAAATAAAGGAATAGTTTTATATCTACATGTACACCAACCGTGGCGAATACGCGAGTATAGTATATTTGACGTGGCTTGGAAGCATAATTATTTCTCTGGCGGTCAAAATCCAGATCAGGACAATCAAAAAATATTCCAAAAAGTTGCAGAAAAGTCGTATTTGCCGATGAATGCTTTGCTTGAAAAATTGTTAAAAAAATATCCTGATTTTAAGATCTCGCTGAGTTTTAGTGGAACGTTTTTAGAGCAAGCCGAAAGGTTTAATCCTGAGGTTTTGGAGAGTTTCAAGCGCCTAGTGAAAACTGGTCAAGTGGAAATCTTATCAAGTCCGTATCATCACAGTCTGGCGTTTTTCTATTCGCGCAAGGAGTTCGAGCGTCAAGTTGAACTTCACCGCTGGAAGATTCGCGAGATTTTTGGTGCAGAAACGCGAGTTTTGGCAAATACAGAATTGGCATATAGCGACGACTTGGCGAAATGGGCTGAGCAGGACGGCTTTAAGGGCGTGTTGGCTGAGGGCTGGGATCCGATTCTAAATTGGCGCAGTCCGAATTATGTATATCGCCCAAGAGGCACGAAGAAAATTGGATTGTTGCTTAAGAATTATCGATTGAGTGATGATTTAGCGTTTAGGTTCAGTGATCGAAAATGGAACGAATGGCCGCTGACCGCGGATAAGTTTAATACTTGGGTGGAAGATTCTGTTCGTTACGCGCCACTGCTTAACCTGTTTATGGACTATGAAACTTTCGGCGAACATCAATGGGCGGAATCTGGGATTTTCGGCTTCTTTGAGGAATTTGTTGATAAATGGCTGAGCGTTAGTGGCAATACTTTCTATACCGTTAGCGAGGCGCTGGACGCGAATGCGCCTGCTGGTGAAATAAGTATGCCGTCGCCTGTAACGTGGGCGGACGCCGAGCGGGATTTGACGGCTTGGAACGGAAACAACCTGCAGAAAGAAGCTTTGCGATATGTCTATGAGCTTGAAGATGAGGTCTTGAACAGTAAAGACGAAGGTCTAATTAGCGATTGGCGAAAATTGCAAACTTCAGACCACTTCTATTACATGGGAACGAAGAATTTTGCTGACGGCGACGTCCATGCTTATTTTAGCCCGTATGATTTGCCGTACGACGCTTTTCTTTACTATATGAATACCATTCGTGATATGAAATCTCGATTGAGGAAATAG
- the rpmG gene encoding 50S ribosomal protein L33 produces the protein MAKKNTKRKLIGLVSNLSNHRTYYTTVNTQNRTTKGQGKLTLRKYDPIAKQHATYTETKKNLGRNEVKARKS, from the coding sequence ATGGCAAAGAAGAATACGAAACGAAAGCTGATTGGTTTGGTGAGTAACTTGAGCAACCACCGAACTTACTATACTACTGTTAACACCCAGAACCGCACCACAAAAGGTCAGGGTAAATTGACACTACGTAAGTACGACCCAATTGCAAAGCAACACGCTACTTACACCGAGACTAAGAAAAACCTTGGTCGTAACGAAGTTAAAGCTCGTAAAAGCTAA
- a CDS encoding ADP-ribosylglycohydrolase family protein gives MTKQSIEQRVDKVRGSMLGGAIGDALGYQIEFERDIVPRSTTRFTDGIGVISDDTQMTLFTACGLLWRSTRLQTRGIALLPSEAIYLAYLDWLDTQQKAGQVEHTPVAWIKNIPELNAVRSPGMTCLDSLSSGEMGTLEGGLNGSKGCGGVMRIAPIALYCKEDVVGEISAKSCALTHGHPLAILSAYALGYIIYYALDGKSIEEAVQIAIQKMNDWTTEKVYGDQDPFEIGCDSEKAELTKLFNNAVRLAKSDVEDQEALYQLGEGWVAEESVAIAIYCSIKYQDDFEEAIIAAANHDGDSDSTAAITGNIVGARVGYKNIPDYYKDNIELKDVILEIADDMAKNMPLKKIDDKHLEPTDEWLNKYLYLEKKD, from the coding sequence ATGACGAAACAATCGATAGAGCAGAGGGTTGATAAAGTGCGCGGGTCAATGTTGGGCGGGGCAATTGGTGATGCGCTTGGCTATCAAATAGAGTTTGAGCGCGACATAGTGCCGAGATCAACGACTCGATTCACGGATGGAATTGGTGTGATTTCGGACGATACGCAGATGACGCTATTTACAGCTTGCGGACTTTTATGGCGATCTACGCGCCTACAAACGCGTGGCATAGCGCTACTTCCATCAGAGGCGATATATTTGGCATATTTGGATTGGCTTGATACGCAACAAAAAGCTGGACAGGTCGAGCACACACCAGTAGCTTGGATAAAAAATATTCCAGAATTAAACGCCGTGCGAAGTCCAGGAATGACGTGCCTTGATTCACTTTCCTCAGGAGAGATGGGAACATTAGAAGGCGGTCTCAATGGCAGTAAAGGCTGCGGTGGAGTTATGCGAATTGCGCCAATTGCCCTGTATTGCAAAGAAGACGTTGTTGGTGAAATTTCTGCCAAATCTTGCGCGCTGACTCACGGACATCCTCTGGCAATTCTTTCCGCATACGCGCTGGGATATATAATTTATTACGCGCTGGACGGAAAATCGATAGAAGAAGCCGTGCAAATCGCAATCCAGAAAATGAATGACTGGACTACCGAGAAAGTTTATGGAGATCAAGATCCTTTTGAGATTGGTTGTGATAGCGAAAAAGCCGAGCTAACCAAACTGTTTAACAACGCCGTTCGCTTAGCCAAATCTGACGTTGAAGATCAAGAAGCTCTTTATCAACTCGGAGAGGGTTGGGTCGCCGAAGAGTCGGTTGCGATTGCTATTTATTGCTCGATCAAGTACCAAGATGATTTCGAGGAGGCGATCATCGCGGCGGCAAATCACGACGGAGATTCGGACTCAACGGCGGCAATAACTGGAAATATTGTTGGAGCGAGGGTTGGTTATAAAAACATACCGGATTATTACAAAGATAATATTGAACTCAAGGACGTAATATTGGAAATTGCAGATGATATGGCAAAAAATATGCCGCTCAAAAAGATTGACGACAAACACCTTGAACCGACGGATGAATGGCTGAATAAATATTTATACTTGGAAAAGAAAGATTAG
- a CDS encoding helicase-related protein — MGLFNKESSETPKAPEFLDNVNRKVIDDLKTTIKKGSKVSIAAASFSIYAFEALKKELNSVDEFHFLFTGETFTKEKAPKEAREFYIPRLNRERSLYGTNFEVRLRNELNQQAIAKECADWIRKKAHFRSNISNEMMSPFMNIESPEGDATYSPFANFTTAELGEDRGNNAYSTIIKVHAPLTEQYINTFNEVWNDEDRLADVTDAVLENITAAYKENSPEFIYFIALYNIFSEFLEDIDDASLPNEAVGFKQSKVWNMLYNFQRDAVVGCITKLNRYGGCILADSVGLGKTFSALGVIKYFESRNQRVLVLCPKRLSDNWNTFKGNYKNNPLADDRLNYDVLYHTDLGRERGTSNGIDLSLINWGNYDLVVIDESHNFRNGEHSTRKSDKNYENRYRKLIRKIIKAGVNTKVLMLSATPVNIDFTDLKNQLMIASGGNEYELSGKLKVGGSLEKIFRDANNAFKSWSELDPENRTTEKLLEMLSFDFFDLLDSVTIARSRKHIEKYYNETNLGKFPERLAPKSYRPNLTDLEDIDFNTLFEYIDKLNLQIYTPLKFVHKSKLAKYVDLNSSQGKSWENREAGRNILMITNLLKRAESSVYAFRETVERLDNLIADTMDNIDRFEQGRTTKFNFGNVMEQINEIDEDDNDSDYTVGKDLRIELGDMDRISWRQKLSDDHEVLSELIEKIRLITPDHDLKLRELEKVIKEKLENPINGDNKKIVIFTAFADTADYLYGEISGAIKDKFGLNTGVITGSRNPETNCAGVAKDFNSILTCFSPKSKNRDAFGAALADKDIDILIATDCISEGQNLQDCDYLINYDIHWNPVRIIQRFGRVDRIGSDNKQIQLVNFWPNVDLDEYINLRARVENRTKLISITGAGGDVLENTDPELEYRKEQLERLQKEVVDLEEMNSGVSIMDLGLNEFHMDLQELHKKYGDADHIPFGISATAGAIKDEAPAGVIYILKNINSGVNIDKQNRLHPFYLVYIKDDGEVFVDHLNPKSLLDKMRLLCKEKDTPSRELVAKFNLETENGKKMDVYSKLLSDAIHSIVTIKDEKDVASLFKAGGTTALTNKISGLDDFELINFLVVK, encoded by the coding sequence ATGGGTCTATTTAACAAAGAGTCTTCAGAGACACCAAAGGCGCCAGAATTTTTAGACAACGTCAATAGAAAAGTAATTGATGATTTAAAAACGACAATTAAAAAAGGTAGTAAGGTTTCTATAGCAGCAGCTTCTTTCTCTATTTATGCATTTGAAGCCTTAAAGAAAGAATTAAACTCTGTCGATGAATTTCATTTTCTTTTTACGGGAGAAACATTTACAAAAGAAAAAGCTCCAAAAGAAGCTCGCGAGTTTTATATCCCAAGACTCAATCGCGAGCGCTCTCTTTATGGCACCAACTTTGAAGTTCGACTTCGAAACGAACTTAATCAACAAGCAATAGCTAAGGAGTGTGCGGATTGGATTCGTAAGAAAGCGCATTTTCGCTCAAATATTTCCAATGAAATGATGTCTCCATTTATGAATATAGAAAGTCCTGAGGGAGATGCTACTTATAGTCCGTTTGCAAACTTCACTACTGCCGAACTAGGTGAAGATCGAGGCAATAACGCATATTCTACGATAATTAAAGTTCATGCTCCGTTGACAGAACAGTACATTAACACTTTCAATGAAGTGTGGAATGATGAAGATCGCCTGGCTGACGTAACTGATGCCGTGCTTGAAAATATTACGGCAGCTTACAAAGAAAATTCGCCAGAGTTTATTTATTTTATTGCGCTTTATAATATTTTTAGTGAATTCCTTGAAGACATCGATGACGCCTCGCTTCCTAATGAAGCTGTTGGCTTCAAGCAATCTAAGGTCTGGAATATGCTTTACAATTTCCAGCGTGACGCCGTAGTTGGATGCATTACAAAACTTAATCGTTATGGTGGATGTATACTTGCCGATTCCGTGGGTCTTGGTAAAACGTTCTCTGCGCTAGGTGTTATTAAATATTTTGAATCCAGAAACCAGCGAGTTCTTGTTCTTTGTCCGAAGCGTTTAAGTGACAACTGGAATACTTTTAAGGGCAATTATAAGAATAATCCTTTGGCTGATGACCGCTTGAATTACGATGTTCTTTATCATACGGATCTTGGTCGTGAGCGTGGCACTTCTAATGGAATCGATCTAAGTCTCATCAATTGGGGCAATTATGACTTGGTGGTTATTGATGAGTCGCACAACTTCCGTAATGGCGAACATAGTACTCGTAAAAGTGATAAAAATTACGAGAATCGCTACCGTAAACTTATTCGAAAAATCATTAAGGCTGGAGTGAACACGAAGGTTTTGATGTTGTCTGCTACTCCGGTGAATATAGATTTTACCGACCTTAAGAACCAGCTGATGATTGCGAGCGGCGGTAATGAATATGAACTTTCTGGCAAGCTTAAAGTCGGGGGTTCACTCGAGAAAATATTCCGTGATGCAAATAACGCCTTCAAATCTTGGTCTGAGCTTGATCCAGAGAATCGCACGACCGAGAAACTTCTGGAGATGCTTAGCTTTGACTTTTTTGATCTGCTTGATAGTGTTACGATTGCTCGTTCCAGAAAGCATATCGAAAAATATTATAATGAAACAAACCTCGGTAAGTTCCCTGAAAGACTCGCGCCGAAAAGTTATCGCCCTAACCTAACCGACCTCGAGGACATAGACTTTAACACGCTGTTTGAATATATTGATAAACTGAATCTCCAGATTTATACTCCGCTCAAATTTGTGCACAAATCAAAATTAGCAAAATACGTTGACTTGAATTCATCCCAGGGTAAGTCGTGGGAGAACCGTGAAGCTGGTCGAAACATTCTTATGATAACTAACCTCTTGAAGCGTGCGGAAAGTTCGGTGTATGCGTTCCGTGAAACGGTTGAGCGCCTTGATAATCTCATAGCTGACACAATGGACAATATAGACCGATTCGAGCAAGGTCGTACGACAAAATTCAACTTTGGTAATGTCATGGAGCAAATTAACGAGATTGACGAGGATGACAATGACTCAGATTATACAGTTGGTAAAGACCTGAGGATTGAACTTGGTGATATGGATCGCATTTCTTGGCGCCAAAAACTCTCTGATGATCACGAAGTATTGTCCGAACTTATCGAAAAAATCCGTCTCATTACTCCAGATCACGACCTTAAGCTGCGTGAGCTTGAAAAAGTTATTAAAGAAAAGCTTGAAAATCCGATTAACGGCGATAATAAGAAAATTGTTATCTTTACGGCGTTTGCTGATACAGCGGATTATTTATATGGTGAAATATCAGGCGCCATTAAAGATAAGTTTGGCTTAAATACTGGGGTTATTACTGGCAGTAGGAATCCAGAAACCAATTGTGCGGGAGTGGCAAAAGATTTTAATAGCATCCTAACCTGCTTTAGTCCGAAGTCGAAGAATCGAGACGCGTTTGGGGCTGCTCTCGCTGATAAGGATATTGACATTCTCATTGCCACTGACTGTATTTCAGAAGGTCAAAACTTGCAGGATTGCGACTATTTAATTAACTACGACATCCACTGGAACCCAGTTCGTATTATTCAGCGTTTTGGTCGTGTTGATCGAATCGGGTCGGATAATAAACAGATTCAGTTGGTGAACTTTTGGCCAAATGTCGACCTCGACGAATACATAAACCTTAGAGCACGCGTGGAAAATCGCACAAAACTTATTTCTATCACTGGCGCTGGCGGCGATGTGCTTGAAAATACAGATCCAGAACTTGAATACAGGAAGGAGCAGCTTGAGCGACTTCAGAAAGAAGTAGTTGACCTCGAAGAGATGAATAGCGGTGTTTCAATTATGGATCTTGGACTTAATGAATTCCATATGGATTTACAAGAACTCCATAAGAAATACGGTGACGCGGATCATATACCATTTGGCATTAGCGCAACTGCTGGCGCTATTAAAGATGAGGCTCCAGCTGGCGTAATTTATATTCTTAAAAATATCAATTCTGGAGTAAACATTGATAAGCAGAACCGCCTACATCCGTTTTACCTTGTTTATATTAAAGATGATGGCGAAGTATTCGTAGATCATCTCAACCCGAAGTCTCTTCTTGATAAAATGCGTTTACTTTGTAAAGAAAAAGACACTCCAAGTCGTGAATTGGTAGCAAAATTCAACCTTGAGACCGAAAACGGTAAGAAAATGGATGTATATTCGAAGCTACTTTCTGACGCAATTCATAGCATCGTAACGATTAAGGACGAGAAAGATGTCGCAAGTTTATTCAAAGCCGGCGGCACTACTGCCCTAACTAATAAAATATCCGGACTTGATGACTTTGAGTTAATTAACTTTTTAGTGGTTAAATAA
- a CDS encoding DUF4391 domain-containing protein — MITFPERAKVGKIVAKEYFYKNIDAATKNLFQSEIARIIWEYKLAPNTINLPVKKWAEIEVFRIVLKNGEIPEKVLRTIDSVIPYPILFIIEKGSIKKAAICYKEQSQKNENVVKVDTYFYTKWNDEKLQGIKIDGLNIDAVFSNFVRQIAGDKLTTTNKNNKEKFPNSIKEDIETLKERERIMKQIAALDRKIKMEPSLGKKQSLAEERYRLKQQLL, encoded by the coding sequence ATGATAACGTTTCCAGAACGCGCAAAGGTCGGTAAAATTGTCGCCAAAGAATACTTTTATAAGAATATTGACGCTGCCACGAAAAACCTCTTTCAGAGCGAAATTGCTCGAATAATTTGGGAATATAAACTTGCGCCCAACACAATTAACCTCCCAGTAAAAAAGTGGGCAGAAATCGAAGTTTTTCGTATAGTGCTTAAAAATGGTGAAATTCCAGAAAAAGTTTTGAGAACTATTGATTCAGTAATTCCATATCCGATTCTTTTCATTATAGAAAAAGGTTCAATTAAAAAAGCCGCCATTTGCTACAAAGAGCAAAGTCAAAAAAATGAGAACGTTGTTAAGGTGGATACTTACTTTTACACGAAGTGGAATGACGAGAAGCTTCAGGGCATTAAAATTGATGGACTTAATATAGATGCAGTTTTTAGCAACTTTGTGCGTCAAATTGCCGGAGATAAACTTACTACAACAAATAAAAATAACAAGGAAAAATTCCCGAATTCCATTAAAGAAGATATTGAGACTCTGAAAGAACGTGAAAGGATTATGAAACAAATAGCGGCGTTGGACCGAAAGATTAAGATGGAGCCATCTCTTGGTAAGAAGCAGTCGCTAGCAGAAGAGCGTTACAGATTAAAACAACAGCTTTTGTGA